The following proteins come from a genomic window of Sesamum indicum cultivar Zhongzhi No. 13 linkage group LG10, S_indicum_v1.0, whole genome shotgun sequence:
- the LOC105172405 gene encoding topless-related protein 3: MSSLSRELVFLILQFLEEEKFKESVHKLEQESGFFFNMKYFEEKVHAGEWDEVEKYLSGFTKVDDNRYSMKIFFEIRKQKYLEALDRQDKAKAVEILVNDLKVFSTFNEDLYKEITQLLTLGNFRENEQLSKYGDTKTARSIMLIELKKLIEANPLFREKLVFPTLKSSRLRTLINQSLNWQHQLCKNPRPNPDIKTLFTDHSCTPPNGALAPTPVNLPTAAVAKPAAYTSLGAHGPFPPTAAAANANALAGWMANAASSSVQAAVVTASSLPVPPNQVSILKRPITPPATLGMVEYQNADHEQLMKRLRPAQSVEEVTYPTVRQQASWSLDDLPRTAAFTLHQGSAVTSLDFHPSHHTLLLVGCSNGEITLWEAGIREKLCSKPFKIWDIQACTLTFQASAAKDAPFSVSRVTWSPDGTFCGAAFSKHLIHLYAYAGPNDLRQHLEIDAHAGGVNDIAFAHPNKQLCVVTCGDDKLIKVWDLNGRKLFNFEGHEAPVYSICPHQKENIQFIFSTAVDGKIKAWLYDNMGSRVDYDAPGHWCTTMLYSADGSRLFSCGTGKDGDSFLVEWNESEGAIKRTYTGFRKKSAGVVQFDTTQNHFLAVGEDSQIKFWDMDNINILATTDAEGGLPSLPRLRFNKEGNLLAVTTADNGIKILANATGMRSLRTVETQPFEALRSPLEAGAIKVSGASVANVAPVSCKVERSSPVRPSPILNGVDPMARSIEKPRALDDVNDKMKPWQLTEIVDPVQCRMVTMPDSADATNKVARLLYTNSGVGVLALGSNGIQKLWKWIRNEQNPSGKATASVIPQHWQPNSGLLMTNDISGVNLEEAVPCIALSKNDSYVMSAAGGKVSLFNMMTFKVMTTFMPPPPASTFLAFHPQDNNIIAIGMEDSTIHIYNVRVDEVKSKLKGHQKRITGLAFSTNLNILVSSGADAQLCIWSIDTWEKRKSVPIQLPAGKAPSGDTRVQFHSDQVRLLVAHETQLAIYEASKMERIRQWVPQDTLSAPISCAAYSCNSQLVFASFCDGNIGIFDADTLRLRCRVAPSAYLSQAVLNGSQAVYPVVVAAHPQEPNQFAVGLTDGSVKVIEPTESESKWGVSPPADNGLLNGRPGSSSTASNHAPDQVQR, from the exons ATGTCGTCGCTCAGCAGAGAATTGGTGTTCTTAATTCTTCAGTTCCTCGAGGAAGAGAAATTCAAGGAGTCTGTTCACAA GCTTGAGCAAGAATCgggttttttctttaacatGAAATATTTCGAGGAGAAAGTACATGCCGGTGAGTGGGATGAAGTTGAGAAGTACTTGTCTGGATTTACTAAAGTTGACGACAATAGATACTCTATgaagatattttttgaaataagaaagCAGAAGTATCTTGAAGCTCTTGACCG GCAAGACAAAGCAAAGGCAGTTGAGATTCTGGTCAATGACTTGAAAGTGTTTTCAACATTTAATGAAGATCTATACAAGGAAATTACTCAGCTATTAACACTTGGCAATTTCAG GGAAAATGAGCAACTTTCTAAATATGGCGACACAAAGACTGCTCGTAGCATAATGTTGATAGAGCTGAAAAAGTTAATTGAAGCTAATCCTCTTTTCCGTGAAAAGCTCGTCTTTCCTACTTTGAAGTCATCTAGATTGAGAACCCTTATTAATCAAAG TCTGAATTGGCAACACCAATTGTGTAAGAATCCAAGGCCAAACCCAGACATTAAAACCTTATTCACTGACCATTCATGCACTCCCCCAAATGGGGCTCTTGCACCTACTCCTGTTAATCTTCCCACAGCTGCAGTTGCAAAGCCTGCTGCCTACACTTCACTTGGAGCACATGGG CCCTTCCCACCTACTGCTGCAGCTGCCAATGCTAATGCTCTAGCTGGTTGGATGGCAAATGCTGCATCTTCATCCGTTCAAGCAGCTGTTGTTACAGCATCTTCATTACCTGTCCCACCTAATCAAG TTTCAATTTTGAAGCGCCCAATCACTCCTCCAGCAACGCTGGGTATGGTTGAGTATCAGAATGCTGATCATGAACAATTGATGAAGCGTTTGCGTCCTGCGCAGTCAGTTGAGGAA GTTACATATCCTACAGTTCGTCAACAAGCATCGTGGTCCCTGGATGACTTGCCTAGAACTGCTGCTTTTACTTTGCACCAGGGATCTGCTGTAACAAGCTTGGACTTTCATCCATCACACCATACATTACTTCTTG TGGGCTGCAGTAATGGCGAGATAACACTTTGGGAGGCTGGAATAAGAGAGAAGTTGTGTTCAAAGCCGTTTAAGATTTGGGATATACAAGCTTGTACATTAACTTTCCAG GCTTCTGCTGCCAAGGATGCACCATTTTCTGTGAGCCGAGTTACCTGGAGCCCAGATGGGACATTTTGTG GAGCTGCATTTTCCAAGCATTTAATTCATTTGTATGCATATGCCGGACCAAATGATTTACGCCAGCACTTGGAG ATCGATGCTCATGCAGGAGGAGTGAATGACATTGCTTTTGCTCACCCAAATAAACAGCTTTGTGTTGTGACTTGTGGGGATGACAAGTTGATAAAG GTGTGGGATTTAAATGGAAGAAAACTATTCAATTTTGAAGGCCATGAAGCACCCGTTTATTCAATATGTCCTCATCAGAAAGAGAATATACAG TTTATTTTCTCTACTGCTGTTGATGGGAAAATCAAAGCTTGGCTTTATGATAATATGGGATCAAGAGTTGACTATGATGCTCCTGGGCATTGGTGTACCACTATGCTATATAGTGCAGATGGAAGcag GTTATTCTCTTGTGGAACAGGCAAAGATGGCGACTCTTTTCTGGTGGAATGGAATGAAAGTGAAGGCGCAATAAAGAGAACTTATACTGGGTTCAGAAAGAAGTCAGCTGGTGTTGTGCAGTTTGACACAACTCAAAATCACTTTCTGGCTGTAGGTGAAGATAGCCAAATAAAGTTTTGGGACATGGATAATATCAACATACTTGCGACTACAGATGCAGAGGGTGGTCTACCG AGTCTTCCCCGCTTGAGATTTAATAAAGAAGGGAATCTGCTTGCTGTCACTACTGCTGACAATGGAATTAAGATATTAGCAAATGCCACTGGCATGAGATCCTTAAGAACAGTTGAAACACAACCTTTTGAAGCATTAAGATCCCCACTGGAAGCAGGAGCAATTAAG GTGTCTGGAGCTTCAGTTGCAAATGTTGCTCCTGTAAGTTGTAAAGTGGAAAGAAGCTCTCCTGTCAGGCCATCTCCCATCCTT AATGGTGTAGATCCCATGGCTAGAAGCATTGAAAAGCCAAGAGCTTTGGATGATGTTAATGATAAGATGAAACCTTGGCAGTTAACTGAAATTGTTGACCCCGTCCAGTGCCGCATGGTTACCATGCCGGATAGTGCTGATGCTACTAACAAG GTTGCTCGCCTTCTTTATACAAATTCTGGTGTTGGCGTATTGGCCCTTGGATCGAATGGTATCCAGAAGCTGTGGAAGTGGATCCGCAATGAGCAAAATCCTAGTGGAAAG GCCACTGCCAGTGTTATTCCGCAACATTGGCAACCAAACAGTGGTCTTCTTATGACTAATGACATCTCAGGTGTCAACCTTGAGGAAGCTGTTCCATGCATTGCTCTATCAAAGAATGACTCTTATGTAATGTCAGCTGCCGGTGGAAAGGTTTCATTGTTCAATATGATGACATTTAAG GTTATGACCACATTTATGCCACCACCACCGGCTTCCACTTTCTTGGCATTCCACCCACAAGATAACAACATAATAGCAATTGGAATGGAGGATTCAACAATCCATATCTACAATGTTAGGGTTGATGAG GTGAAATCCAAACTGAAAGGCCACCAGAAGCGCATTACTGGATTAGCATTTTCCACCAACCTCAACATATTGGTTTCATCTGGGGCTGATGCTCAA CTTTGCATCTGGAGCATCGATACGTGGGAAAAGAGAAAGTCGGTTCCGATACAACTGCCCGCGGGTAAAGCACCTAGTGGTGACACTCGAGTGCAGTTCCATTCTGACCAAGTTCGCTTGCTTGTAGCCCATGAGACACAGTTAGCAATATATGAAGCCTCCAAGATGGAACGCATTCGCCAG TGGGTACCCCAAGACACCCTTTCCGCGCCAATATCATGTGCAGCATACTCCTGCAACAGTCAGCTTGTTTTTGCTTCCTTTTGTGATGGTAACATTGGAATCTTCGATGCTGATACCCTAAGATTAAGATGCCGTGTCGCCCCATCTGCGTATTTGTCCCAAGCAGTATTAAACGG GAGCCAAGCTGTATACCCGGTGGTTGTGGCAGCACACCCTCAAGAGCCCAACCAGTTTGCCGTTGGGTTAACAGATGGGTCCGTTAAAGTGATAGAACCCACAGAATCCGAAAGCAAGTGGGGAGTATCTCCTCCTGCTGACAATGGACTATTAAACGGCAGGCCTGGTTCATCATCCACCGCAAGCAACCATGCACCAGATCAGGTCCaaagatga
- the LOC105172407 gene encoding pre-mRNA-splicing factor 38-like (The sequence of the model RefSeq protein was modified relative to this genomic sequence to represent the inferred CDS: added 28 bases not found in genome assembly) gives MANRTDPLAKSIRGTNPQNLVEKILRTKIYQNTYWKEQCFGLTAETLVDKAMEIDHLGGTHGGNRKPTPFMCLIMKMLQIQPDKEIVVEFIKNPEYKYVRALGAFYLRLTGTDVDVYRYLEPLYNDYRKLRLKLNDGKFTLTHVDEFINELLTTDYSCDIALPRIRKRLTLEAIDSLEPRRSALEDDFEEEEEKDEDEQLADGLDSGGHEVHDKDYYGARSPTRERGRDRRRDNHRYRDRDYDRERDYDKVYDRDRGRGRDRDGERDRDRHRPRDEKDYGRERDREREREREGRERERRDRERGRRRSHSRSRSRSRDRKDRDGDDRRKRPRSSASPKRRGGRPEDARAEPRKKKEKANKDDGTDHPDPEIAEQNRLRASLGLKPLKL, from the exons ATGGCGAATCGGACGGACCCTCTGGCGAAGAGCATAAGGGGTACGAACCCTCAGAACTTGGTGGAGAAGATTCTGCGCACCAAGATATACCAAAACACCTACTGGAAGGAGCAGTGCTTCGGCCTCACCGCCGAGACGCTCGTCGACAAGGCCATGGAGATCGACCACCTTGGCGGCACGCACGGCGGCAACCGCAAGCCCACTCCTTTTATGTGCCTCATCATGAAGATGCTTCAGATTCAGCCAGACAAGGAAATCGTTGTCgaattcataaaaaatcctGAGTACAA ATATGTTCGTGCACTTGGAGCCTTCTATTTGCGACTCACAGGGACAGATGTTGATGTTTATCGTTACCTGGAACCTTTGTACAATGATTACCGGAAGTTGAGGCTCAAGCTAAATGATGGAA AGTTCACATTGACTCATGTTGACGAGTTTATCAATGAGCTTCTGACAACAGATTACTCTTGTGATATTGCTCTGCCTCGAATCAGAAAAAG GTTGACCCTTGAAGCCATTGATTCACTAGAACCTCGGAGAAGTGCTCTTGAAGATGATtttgaagaggaagaagagaaggACGAAGATGAGCAACTTGCAGATGGATTAGATTCTGGCGGCCATGAGGTCCATGACAAG GATTACTATGGGGCACGAAGTCCAACTA TAATCATAGATACAG GGATCGAGATTATGACCGAGAGCGTGATTATGACAAAGTTTATGATAGAGATCGTGGAAGAGGACGTGATAGAGATGGAGAAAGAGACAGAGATAGGCATCGCCCAAGAGATGAAAAGGATTATGGTCGTGAAAGAGAcagggagagggagagggaaaGGGAAGGCAGGGAACGAGAAAGGCGAGATAGGGAGCGTGGGAGGAGGAGAAGCCATTCAAGGAGCCGAAGTAGAAGTAGAGATCGCAAGGACCGTGATGGTGATGACCGTCGCAAAAGGCCTCGTAGCAGTGCTAGTCCTAAAAGGCGTGGGGGGAGGCCTGAGGATGCTCGGGCTGAgccaagaaagaagaaagagaaggcAAATAAAGATGATGGAACAGATCATCCGGATCCTGAGATTGCAGAACAAAATAGGCTCAGGGCATCACTTGGACTGAAGCCTCTCAAATTGTGA
- the LOC105172408 gene encoding probable protein phosphatase 2C 5, producing the protein MSQTEVSNMKQKQQPVPLGTLIGRELRNEKLEKPTVKYGQAALAKKGEDYFLIKPDCQRVPGNPSTSFSVFAIFDGHNGISAAIFAKENLLNNVLSAIPQTLEREEWLQALPRALVAGFVKTDIEFQQRGETSGTTVTFVVIDGWTVTVASVGDSRCILDTQGGVVSLLTVDHRLEENVEERERVTASGGEVGRLNVFGGSEVGPLRCWPGGLCLSRSIGDTDVGEFIVPIPHVKQVKLSNAGGRLIIASDGIWDALSSDVAAQSCRGLPAELAAKLVVKEALRSRGLKDDTTCLVVDIIPYDHPILPPTPKKKQNLLSSLIFGKRYQNAKGANRLSAVGVVEELFEEGSAMLAERLGKDFPLDSNSGLFRCAICQVDQPPSDGLSVNSGPFFSPSSKPWEGPFLCASCRRKKDAMEGKKPSRPTVTA; encoded by the exons ATGAGCCAGACAGAGGTGTCCAATATGAAGCAGAAACAACAGCCCGTTCCACTTGGGACTTTGATTGGTCGTGAGTTGAGAAATGAGAAGTTGGAGAAACCCACAGTCAAGTACGGGCAAGCTGCTCTGGCTAAGAAAGGAGAGGACTATTTTTTGATCAAGCCCGACTGCCAAAGGGTTCCGGGCAATCCATCTACGTCGTTTTCAGTTTTTGCG ATTTTTGATGGGCATAATGGTATATCAGCTGCCATATTTGCTAAAGAGAATTTGCTGAATAATGTCTTGAGTGCTATTCCTCAAACACTTGAGCGGGAAGAGTGGCTTCAAGCCCTTCCTAGGGCGTTAGTTGCAGGGTTTGTGAAAACTGACATAGAGTTTCAGCAGCGAG GTGAGACCTCTGGAACAACAGTAACATTTGTTGTGATTGATGGTTGGACTGTGACTGTCGCATCTGTCGGAGATTCTCGGTGCATATTGGACACGCAAGGAGGGGTTGTTTCTCTGTTGACAGTTGACCATCGGCTGGAAGAGAATGTTGAAGAACGCGAGCGTGTAACTGCAAGTGGTGGTGAAGTGGGAAGACTCAATGTTTTCGGGGGTAGTGAG GTTGGTCCATTACGTTGCTGGCCTGGTGGATTATGTCTTTCAAGGTCTATTGGCGATACAGATGTTGGCGAGTTTATTGTGCCAATTCCTCATGTTAAGCAAGTCAAG CTCTCAAATGCTGGTGGAAGGCTTATAATTGCCTCTGACGGTATATGGGATGCTTTGTCATCTGATGTTGCTGCTCAGTCTTGCCGAGGTTTACCTGCAGAACTTGCTGCCAAGTTGGTAGTGAAG GAGGCTCTTAGGTCACGAGGACTGAAGGATGATACAACCTGCTTGGTTGTTGATATTATTCCTTATGACCATCCTATTTTGCCCCCAACACctaaaaagaagcaaaatttgCTCAGTTCGCTTATCTTTGGGAAGCGATATCAAAATGCAAAAGGAGCTAATAGGCTATCGGCGGTTGGAGTTGTAGAGGAATTATTCGAGGAGGGTTCTGCAATGCTCGCTGAAAG GCTGGGCAAGGACTTCCCTCTGGACTCAAACTCCGGGCTCTTTAGATGTGCTATTTGCCAAGTGGATCAGCCACCTAGCGACGGTTTGTCGGTTAATTCAGGCCCATTTTTCTCTCCTTCGTCAAAGCCATGGGAAGGTCCTTTCCTTTGCGCAAGTTGTCGTAGAAAGAAAGATGCCATGGAAGGGAAAAAGCCAAGTAGACCTACGGTGACTGCATAA